One window of the Zea mays cultivar B73 chromosome 3, Zm-B73-REFERENCE-NAM-5.0, whole genome shotgun sequence genome contains the following:
- the LOC100304279 gene encoding 1,4-dihydroxy-2-naphthoyl-CoA synthase, peroxisomal-like, whose protein sequence is MDAAERRLARVAAHLVPSFPVPHATGPPLAPSPAAASSSSSSPAGDSYRRVHGDVPSEPPEWRTATDESGKEFVDIIYEKAVGEGIAKITINRPDRRNAFRPLTVKELMRAFNDARDDSSIGVIILTGKGTKAFCSGGDQALRDSDGYVDFDSFGRLNVLDLQVQIRRLPKPVIAMVAGYAVGGGHVLHMVCDITIAAENAIFGQTGPKVGSFDAGYGSSIMSRLVGPKRAREMWFLSRFYTADEADKMGLVNTVVPLAELEQETVKWCRQILRNSPMAIRVLKSALNAADDGHAGLQELGGNATLIFYGTEEAKEGKNAYMERRRPDFSKFPRKP, encoded by the exons ATGGACGCTGCGGAGAGGAGGCTGGCTCGCGTCGCTGCCCACCTCGTTCCGTCCTTCCCGGTCCCACACGCCACCGGGCCTCccctcgcgccttctcccgcggcagcgtcctcgtcgtcgtcctcgccggCGGGGGACAGCTACAGGCGCGTGCACGGCGACGTGCCGTCGGAGCCACCGGAGTGGCGCACCGCCACAGACGAGTCAGGGAAGGAGTTCGTCGACATCATCTACGAGAAGGCCGTCGGAGAGGGCATCGCCAAG ATCACCAttaaccggcctgacagaaggaacgCCTTCCGTCCGCTGACCGTGAAGGAACTAATGCGCGCGTTCAACGATGCCAGAGATGATAGTTCGATTGGAGTCATCATTCTTACAGGGAAG GGAACCAAGGCGTTCTGCAGCGGCGGTGACCAGGCGTTAAGAGATTCTGATGGATATGTGGACTTCGATAGCTTTGGCCGCCTCAATGTCTTAGATCTCCAG GTGCAGATTCGCCGTCTTCCAAAGCCTGTCATTGCTATG GTTGCTGGTTATGCTGTTGGTGGTGGACATGTTTTGCACATGGTGTGTGATATAACAATTGCAGCAGAGAACGCGATATTTGGGCAGACAGGGCCCAAG GTTGGAAGCTTTGATGCTGGTTATGGATCTTCGATAATGTCCCGGTTG GTTGGACCCAAGAGAGCCCGTGAAATGTGGTTTCTGTCACGGTTCTACACAGCTGACGAAGCTGACAAAATGGGACTCGTGAACACCGTAGTACCG CTTGCTGAACTGGAGCAGGAAACTGTCAAATGGTGCCGTCAGATCTTAAGAAACAGCCCCATGGCTATTCGCGTGCTGAAATCTGCACTCAACGCGGCAGATGATGGCCATGCAGGCCTTCAG GAGCTTGGCGGGAATGCCACGCTAATATTCTACGGCACGGAGGAGGCAAAGGAAGGGAAGAACGCGTACATGGAGAGACGACgcccagatttctccaagttcccACGCAAACCTTGA